One stretch of Prunus persica cultivar Lovell chromosome G1, Prunus_persica_NCBIv2, whole genome shotgun sequence DNA includes these proteins:
- the LOC18790503 gene encoding ENHANCER OF AG-4 protein 2 isoform X3, protein MAPGRRRGANKAKAKSQLSLGDLVLAKVKGFPYWPAKISRPEDWKKVPDPKKYFVQFFGTEEIAFVAPADIQAFTSELKVKLTGRLPGKTKNFSQAVKDICEEFDELQKKKSNDLRDDTDPGCEVPSVNGVENNGVEVELKDGGEGTQDSNGETLKEEEGIGDFGSKLERCSQIRGENGIEDVNPSTSCGANESSSPIISSETKNKMSAVSQPKKEVLKKSNPDNSCNMKEDVSGSKHEEDGVRTKKHSERQRSLANGHKSMKITGSKRKHDGTVEGHKNSFSVTSLKEDGSVFLDRPKSGERLRDGTKGKLGSGGRKREFSPDARKSDSGIRGGKKAKDLLKAKNQIEAVDDMKDSVDDPVDQAKDKLSGRTKKVQLGLGKLNLESNDISHPAKKSKHVDSGDNAPRGSFSKTVKSLSPSSDVVDDKTVKKWDLKKSNSRVKGENHSRSQNIIVGPNAPGDEAALPLTKRRLRALEAMSDSDTLVSDDKMEKDCILKNDTLISTDVRVSAVHTHRKRRAVCLYEEEEEEEKPKTPVHGGSSRNIKGPSYSSDAMKSTDENHERLDTAQQSTKCPAEFQESRMKESGSQSNSSSLSPSKPQADEDRPERKPQIDEMRLEKAVHVYHSPAKSEPEQFCKEEKPTLTSPKKSPQLVSTTKPVVEQQKSTKPLVKVSSTGIQKKAQAVSGKSSGLVSSQNHATTQRNRPASSGEKSKPTLRSIPHINDAALLTENSTEYISLPGERMDVGREDKSGLMDSRTPESSISMRHLIAVAQAKRKQAHSQSFFLGISNSTLVSNKDLQGRSPSPSEVQGFLSTSSSALQADLPGSNQLTNLASPSTHGRQSASQIQLDIEEISERRVSSGHQTAGGSLSGGTEAAVARDAFEGMIETLSRTKESIGRATRLAIDCAKYGIANEVVELLIRKLEGEPSFHRKVDLFFLVDSITQCSHNQKGIAGASYVPTVQAALPRLLGAAAPPGSGARDNRRQCLKVLRLWIERKIFPESVLRRYMDDIGVSNDDATAGFALRRPSRAERAIDDPIREMEGMFVDEYGSNATFQLPGFLSSHAFEDDEEEDEELPSCSYKETSHSSPVETTHASGESETCAVTPNDRRHCILEDVDGELEMEDVSGHPKDERPSFVNGSFERDPQQQGSDTVTEPASNVCSELPPLPEGSPPLPLDSPPPPPPLPPSPPPPPPPPPLSPSPPPPPPPPLPSQLPPPLPPSGHPPLFPQSSIPTQASLLSQQMLPSQSTMHSSPQVPYQLPVPHEYCSTSGNQLVQIAGNAPHGGPIDAAAKSEMFPQQQACFIPTGVCGPREPSGFNSTRQLEHGHNDMFLSAQVSQPSQQFQQGYFRPPLDRPPTNNMAFQRSAPNNVPSGAPISGHSASQILPCRPDISAVNCWRPA, encoded by the exons ATGGCTCCGGGGCGTAGACGCGGAGCGAACAAGGCCAAGGCCAAGAGCCAGTTGAGTCTCGGCGATCTTGTCCTTGCCAAGGTCAAGGGCTTCCCCTATTGGCCTGCCAAG ATTAGCAGGCCTGAAGATTGGAAGAAGGTCCCTGATCCTAAGAAGTAttttgtccaattttttgGAACAGAAGAGAT AGCTTTTGTTGCCCCTGCAGATATTCAGGCATTCACTAGTGAGTTAAAAGTTAAATTAACAGGTCGGCTGCCAGGTAAAACAAAGAACTTTTCCCAAGCTGTGAAGGATATATGTGAGGAATTTGATGaattacaaaaaaagaaatcaaatgaTTTGAGGGATGATACTGACCCTGGATGTGAGGTTCCGTCTGTTAATGGTGTAGAAAATAATGGGGTTGAAGTCGAATTAAAGGATGGGGGTGAGGGTACGCAGGACTCCAATGGAGAAACactgaaggaagaagaaggcatAGGTGATTTTGGCTCTAAGTTGGAACGCTGTTCACAGATCCGAGGTGAAAATGGCATTGAAGATGTAAATCCATCTACCTCATGTGGAGCAAATGAGAGTTCATCTCCAATAATTTCTTCtgagacaaaaaataaaatgtctgCAGTTTCACAGCCAAAAAAGGAGGTATTAAAGAAATCCAACCCAGATAATTCTTGTAATATGAAGGAAGATGTTTCCGGTAGTAAGCATGAAGAAGATGGTGTTCGCACTAAGAAACACTCTGAAAGACAGAGGTCCTTAGCAAATGGTCACAAGTCTATGAAGATTACTGGATCAAAGAGAAAACATGATGGCACAGTTGAAGGACACAAAAATAGCTTTTCTGTGACATCATTGAAGGAGGATGGCTCTGTCTTTCTTGATCGCCCAAAATCTGGTGAGCGACTGAGAGATGGAACAAAAGGCAAACTCGGCTCTGGTGGCAGGAAAAGGGAATTTTCACCAGATGCTCGTAAATCAGATAGTGGTATTAGGGGTGGGAAAAAGGCAAAAGATCTGCTTAAAGCCAAAAATCAAATCGAGGCGGTAGATGATATGAAGGACTCTGTGGATGATCCTGTGGATCAGGCCAAAGACAAACTTTCTGGAAGGACAAAGAAGGTTCAACTTGGGCTTGGAAAGCTTAATTTGGAATCAAATGATATTTCACATCCTGCCAAAAAGTCAAAGCATGTAGACTCAGGGGACAATGCTCCACGGGGTTCATTCTCTAAAACTGTAAAGAGTCTATCTCCAAGTTCTGATGTTGTTGATGACAAGACAGTTAAAAAATGGGATTTGAAAAAGTCGAATTCACGTGTGAAAGGAGAGAACCATTCCAGatcccaaaatattattgtTGGACCAAATGCTCCTGGTGATGAAGCTGCGCTACCCCTAACAAAGCGGCGTCTTCGAGCACTGGAGGCTATGTCTGATTCAGATACTTTGGTTTCTGATGATAAAATGGAAAAGGATTGCATTCTGAAGAATGATACTTTGATTTCTACTGATGTCAGAGTTTCAGCAGTTCATACACACAGAAAGCGGAGAGCTGTGTGCCTCtatgaggaggaagaggaggaggaaaaacccaaaacaccgGTTCATGGAGGGTCTTCCCGAAATATTAAAGGGCCTTCATATTCTTCAGATGCTATGAAGAGCACTGATGAAAATCATGAGCGTTTGGATACTGCTCAACAGAGTACCAAATGTCCTGCTGAGTTTCAGGAGAGCCGCATGAAGGAATCAGGTTCCCAGTCAAACAGCAGTTCTCTGTCACCTAGCAAACCTCAGGCAGACGAAGATAGACCGGAAAGGAAACCTCAAATTGATGAAATGAGGCTTGAAAAGGCAGTGCATGTCTACCACAGTCCAGCAAAATCAGAACCCGAGCAGTTTTGCAAGGAGGAAAAACCGACTTTGACTTCTCCAAAAAAGTCTCCTCAGTTGGTTTCTACCACTAAACCAGTAGTAGAACAGCAGAAATCCACAAAACCTCTTGTTAAAGTCTCTAGTACTGGTATTCAAAAGAAGGCTCAGGCTGTGTCTGGCAAGAGTTCAGGTTTAGTTTCTTCTCAAAATCATGCAACAACTCAAAGAAATAGGCCTGCCTCATCTGGAGAAAAATCTAAACCTACTCTACGATCAATCCCTCATATCAATGACGCTGCTCttttaacagaaaattcaaCAGAGTACATTTCATTACCTGGTGAAAG AATGGACGTTGGCAGAGAAGATAAAAGTGGCTTGATGGATTCTAGGACCCCGGAATCTTCTATATCTATGAGGCATCTTATTGCAGTTGCACAAGCAAAGAGGAAACAGGCTCATTCACAAAGTTTCTTTCTTGGAATTTCCAATTCTACTCTTGTGTCTAACAAAGATTTGCAAGGGAGGAGCCCCAGCCCTTCTGAAGTTCAGGGGTTTTTGTCCACTAGCAGCAGTGCATTGCAGGCGGATCTCCCGGGATCTAATCAACTCACAAATTTAGCTTCACCGTCTACTCATGGTCGTCAATCTGCATCACAAATTCAACTTGATATTGAGGAAATCTCTGAAAGAAGAGTTAGTTCTGGGCATCAAACTGCTGGAGGATCACTTAGTGGTGGCACTGAGGCAGCTGTTGCTCGTGATGCTTTTGAAGGAATGATAGAGACTTTGTCAAGGACTAAAGAAAGTATTGGTCGTGCAACTCGTCTTGCCATTGATTGTGCCAAGTATGGTATTGCCAATGAG GTTGTGGAACTACTAATCCGAAAGTTGGAGGGTGAGCCTAGTTTTCATCGTAAGGttgatcttttctttcttgtggaTTCCATCACACAATGCTCGCATAATCAAAAAG GCATTGCGGGAGCTTCATATGTTCCGACAGTTCAAGCAGCATTGCCACGTCTTCTAGGTGCTGCTGCCCCACCTGGTTCTGGTGCTCGTGACAATCGTCGTCAGTGTCTTAAG GTTTTACGGCTGTGGATTGAGAGAAAAATCTTTCCCGAATCTGTCCTTCGTCGCTACATGGATGACATTGGGGTTTCAAATGATGATGCAACTGCTGGTTTCGCCCTTAGACGTCCATCTCGAGCCGAGCGTGCTATAGATGATCCAATCAGAGAAATGGAAGGAATGTTTGTGGATGAGTACGGCAG TAATGCTACATTTCAGCTGCCTGGCTTTTTATCTTCTCATGCatttgaagatgatgaagaagaagatgaagaacttCCTAGCTGTTCATATAAGGAGACTAGCCATTCCTCACCGGTGGAAACCACTCATGCTTCTGGGGAATCAGAAACTTGTGCTGTGACTCCAAATGATAGGCGACATTGCATCTTGGAGGATGTGGATGGTGAACTTGAAATGGAAGATGTTTCTGGACATCCAAAGGATGAAAGACCCTCGTTTGTTAATGGTTCTTTTGAAAGGGATCCACAACAGCAGGGATCAGATACGGTCACAGAGCCAGCTTCAAATGTTTGCAGTGAGTTGCCCCCTCTTCCAGAGGGTTCTCCACCATTGCCTCTTgattctcctcctcctcccccaCCTCTGCCTCCATCACCCCCACCACCGCCACCCCCACCCCCGTTATCCCCATcaccaccgccaccgccaccCCCACCTCTACCATCACAGCTACCTCCTCCTCTACCACCATCAGGTCATCCGCCATTATTTCCTCAGTCATCTATACCAACTCAGGCATCATTACTATCCCAACAGATGCTGCCATCTCAGTCAACAATGCATTCTTCCCCGCAGGTGCCATATCAACTTCCTGTACCTCATGAATACTGTAGCACTAGT GGTAACCAGCTTGTCCAAATTGCTGGAAATGCTCCTCATGGGGGCCCTATTGATGCGGCTGCAAAAAGCGAGATGTTTCCACAGCAGCAAGCTTGCTTTATTCCTACAGGAGTATGTGGTCCTCGAGAACCTTCTGGATTTAACTCAACGAGGCAATTAGAACACGGACATAATGACATGTTTCTAAGTGCACAAGTCTCTCAACCAAGCCAACAATTTCAACAAG